The following coding sequences lie in one Monomorium pharaonis isolate MP-MQ-018 chromosome 1, ASM1337386v2, whole genome shotgun sequence genomic window:
- the LOC105839166 gene encoding EARP-interacting protein homolog — MVVKMENDSPVIYGLEFQTRALSAQTAETDIVRFLVGTQSLKFSNNQVHLVELNEETGNLKTQVFQHPIGEIWSLQASPTEPDVFITCYNTLNEEGTCQMKGAIWKFPEIKEYNNDILQLNKLADIDTTPYGTDLKTIAYHPMESNKAVSVVDNNFVLWDLTGSPQVIVSGTLAGKGQPRFTNGKWNPHNGANQFVTLNDNNVRGWDFRSPANATWSILSAHSQIIRDLDFNANRQYFLSTCGDDGYMKFWDIRLPTEPILSRMEHSHWVWNIRINRFHDQLVLTSSSDSRVILCSIASISSEPFGHMVSAEDETSQSEVSSGKKKLEDGLVGRYEEHEDSVYAVEWSSADPWTFASLSYDGRLVLNKVPRKYKYQILL, encoded by the exons ATGGTggtaaaaatggaaaatgatAGTCCTGTCATATATGGACTTGAATTCCAG ACTAGAGCACTGTCGGCTCAAACAGCTGAGACAGATATCGTAAGATTCTTGGTAGGAACACAATCTTTAAAATTCAGTAACAATCAGGTTCATCTAGTGGAACTTAACGAAGAAACGGGAAACTTAAAAACGCAAGTGTTTCAGCATCCAATAGGAGAAATTTGGTCTTTACAGGCTTCTCCAACTGAACCTGATGTATTTATTACGTGTTACAATACCTTGAATG AGGAAGGTACCTGCCAGATGAAAGGAGCTATTTGGAAATTTcctgaaataaaagaatacaacAATGATATTCTGCAGCTCAACAAGTTAGCTGATATTGACACAACTCCTTATGGCACTGATCTGAAAACTATCGCTTATCACCCTATGGAAAGCAATAAGGCCGTATCAGTAGTggacaataattttgttttgtggGATCTGACTGGAAGTCCACAg GTTATAGTATCGGGTACTCTAGCAGGTAAGGGTCAGCCACGATTTACGAATGGTAAATGGAATCCTCACAACGGTGCTAATCAGTTTGTAACCTTGAATGATAACAATGTACGTGGCTGGGATTTTAGAAGTCCGGCCAATGCCACTTGGTCTATTTTATCTGCACACTCGCAAATCATCAG GGATTTAGATTTTAATGCGAATCGTCAGTATTTCCTATCTACTTGCGGTGACGATGGATACATGAAGTTCTGGGATATTCGACTTCCCACAGAACCAATATTGTCACGTATGGAGCATTCGCACTGGGTATGGAATATAAGGATCAACCGTTTCCATGATCAGCTTGTTTTAACATCTAGCAGCGACTCTAGAGTAATATTATGTAGCATTGCATCTATATCGTCTGAGCCGTTTGGACATATGGTATCAGCTGAAGACGAGACTTCGCAAAGCGAAGTGTCCAGtgggaaaaaaaa ATTAGAGGATGGTTTGGTAGGAAGATATGAGGAGCATGAAGATAGTGTGTATGCAGTGGAATGGTCATCTGCTGATCCCTGGACATTTGCCTCTCTTAGTTATGATGGTAGATTAGTTCTAAATAAAGTACcgcgtaaatataaatatcagaTTCTTTTATGA
- the LOC105839167 gene encoding RNA-binding protein pno1 has product MSTATHQQPWQEDKTTKTSKKRHANNDCTMEVEVNGIKGKVQQHSPQKKVKNIHDGEQRKISVPAHRYSPLKENWMKIFTPITEHLKLQIRFNLKTRNVEIRTAPETSDLSYLQKAADFVKAFICGFEVEDALALLRLDDLFVESFEIQDVRQQLKGDHQSRAIGRLAGKGGRTKFTIENVTKTRIVLADSKIHILGSYQNIQLARWAICDLILGSPISKVYGRLRNIASKVSQQF; this is encoded by the exons ATGAGTACTGCGACGCATCAGCAGCCTTGGCAGGAGGATAAAACAACGAAAACGTCCAAGAAACGTCACGCCAACAATGATTGCACGATGGAg gTTGAGGTTAATGGAATAAAGGGAAAAGTACAGCAGCACTCACCTCAGAAGAAAGTCAAGAATATACACGATGGAGAACAAAGAAAG ataTCAGTACCAGCGCACAGATACTCACCTTTGAAGGAAAACTGGATGAAGATATTTACACCAATCACCGAACATCTAAAGTTGCAAATACGATTTAATCTGAAGACCAGAAATGTGGAAATCAGAACGGCACCGGAGACATCGGACCTCTCGTATCTACAGAAGGCGGCAGACTTTGTGAAAGCGTTCATCTGTGGATTTGAGGTGGAGGATGCTCTAGCTCTGTTGCGTTTGGACGATCTCTTTGTGGAATCCTTTGAGATACAAGATGTTAGGCAACAACTCAAAGGAGATCACCAGTCTAGAGCAATTGGAAGATTGGCGGGCAAAGGTGGAAGAACCAAATTTACAATTGAAAACGTAACAAAAACCAGAATTGTGCTGGCAGACAGCAAGATACACATACTTGGTTCTTACCAGAACATACAATTGGCTCGTTGGGCGATATGTGATTTAATTTTAGGTAGCCCAATCTCCAAGGTTTATGGACGATTAAGAAATATAGCCAGTAAAGTCTCGCAACAGTTCTAA